The DNA region ATCGGCTCGCCGTCGCCGCCCTCCAGCAGGTGCTCCCACCAGACGAAGGGGCCCTCGCGCAGCGTGACCGATCCGCGCACGACGTAATCGATGCCGCCGTAGCTGACGATGGCGCCGGGGCCGAGTTGGCGCGGTCCGAACGTCGGTATCGTGGCGAACTTCAGTGGATCCTGCCGCTGGGCACGCTGTTTGGGTTCGCGGGGCCGTTGCCGCGCATTGATGAACACGACGATCGCGGCAATGAACAACCCGATAGCCAGCAATATCAGCAGCGTTTCCACGCGAACCCTTCCATACGGTGTGCCCGTGATGTGGTTGGTCGACCTAGCACCCGACGGTAACAGCGCTCACGGCAAACGTTGATTTCGCGTTTGCCGGGGCCGGCTCACTCCTCGGCCAGTTGCGCGCGCTGGCCGGCGGTGAATTCGGGCATCGCGGCGACTGGGTCCTGCGCCCTGGCGTTGCGGTAGCCGCGGATGTTGTCCGAGGCCGCGAGCATCGCCTCGCGGGATTTGCCCTTCGCGTAGGTGATGGCCTGCCCGTCCTTGACGCCCAGGTCCCTGCCCGCCTCGACGGCATCTTGATCGGCACCCATGTAGAGGAACTCCCAGCCATGGTCGTTGGTCTGTTGCTCGACGAGGGCTTTGATGTCGGGCCGACGCCATTCGGTGCTGGCGTTTTCCATGCCGTCGGTCATGATCGCCACGACGACTGTGCCCGGCCTGGCGTCCTGGGGCAGGGTGTTGAGTTCCGCGGCCGTGTCGGTGATGAGCTTGCCCATGGAGTCCAGCAGCGCCGTCCTGCCGCGCGGGAACAGCGCCAGCGGAGGCACCTGTGCGAGGGCGATGCCGCGGTAGACGAGTTCGTACTCGTCATCGAACTGCGCCAACGTCACGGTGCACAGGCCCTCGCCGGTGCGCTGCTCGGCGAGGAATGCATCGAAACCCCCGATGACGTCGGACTTGATCGATTGCATCGAGCCGGACCGGTCCAACAGGAACACGAGCCGGGTGTGATTCGGGTCTGTCATGAGAATCCTTCGAGATCGCTAGGAGGGGTTAGCTTTTCGGCGTGGTTTGAATCGCATCGGTTCGGCGGGGGCCACCGGCGGCAGCGGCTGACGGGCGTACTTGTGTTGGCGGGCACGTTTGACGTCTTCGGCGGTGACGCGGCCTCTCGTCCCGGCGTACGGCGCCAGTCTGGCCGTGTTGGCCAGTCGCGGCCCCACCGCGTTCTCGGTAAGGCCCGCGTGTTTCCCAGCTGCCGCGAGCGACAATTCATCGTCGACGACGGCACTGGCCAGCTTCTCGTCGAGTAACTGGCCGACGTCGGTGAGGACAGTCCGAAGGTGGTGTAGCGCCTGGGCAGCGGTATCGGCCGATTCCGCCTGCTCAAGGTGCTTGCGAATCAGTTTGTAGCGGTTGGACATGAGCCACCATACCGCAGAAACTGCGGACTCCGCAATAACTGCGGACAAGGCGGTCGACGACGAGTTGGGCCGGACTCGCCTAGTTGGTCGTGGGCGGTGCTTGTGGTTGGAAGGGTTGGTACCACCACCAGTCGGCGCGTTCGCCGGTGGGTCCGGGGCAGGGTGGGACGGCCGGTGGCGGGGTTGTCGGTGGGCGCGCCAGTGATCCGGGCGGCAGCTGTCGGCCGGCGCTGTCGGTAACGGTGAGCCGGTGGGCGGGGCCGGTGATGGTGATGCGGCCGCGATGATGCAGGCGGTGGTGATACGGGCAGAGCAGTACGAGGTTGCTCAGTTCGGTGGGGCCGCCGTCTTCCCAGTGCACGAGGTGGTGGGCGTGCAGGCCTCGGGTGGCTCCGCAACCGGGTACGGCGCAGCAGCGGTCGCGGTGTTCGAGGGCGCGGCGCAGCCGGCGGCTGATGGTGCGGGTGGATCGTCCGGCGCCGATGGGTTCGCCGTCGCGTTCGAACCACACTTCGCAGGTGGCGTCACACGTCAGGTATTGCCGGTCGGAGTCGGAGAGCAGCGGGCCCAGATGCAGGGCGGCGATGCGGTCTTTGACGTCGAGGTGTACCACCACGGTGGTGCGGTGTCCGTGGGGGCGAAGCGTCACCTCGGTGTCCCATCCGGACTCAACCAGGCGCATGAACGCCTCGGTGTTGGTCGGCAGCGGAGGCTGTTGGTCGGCGGTGTCGGCGGTGTTGTCGTGGTCGCGTTTCCACTCGGCGATCAGCGCGTCGTGGTGGGACTGCAGCGCCGCGTCGAAGGTGGCCGACAAGTCGTGGGGCAATCTGATGCGCCAGTCGGTGAACTCGGCGTTGGTGGTCTTGGTGATCGCCGGCGGCGGTGCGGGCCGAGGGTCGGGTTCGGGGCGTGGTTCCAGTTTGATGGCGGTGCGCAGTTGGGTGACGGTGGCGACGCCGGCCAGCTGCGCGTAGTGCTGGTCGGATCCGTCGGCGGCGCGTTGGGCGATCACGCCGACCTGGTCCAGCGACAGGCGGCCTTCCCGCATGCCCTGGGCGCAGGTGGGAAACGCCTCGAGTCGCTGGGCGATGGCTGCGATGGTCTCGGCGTTGTTCGGTGAGGTGCCGGTCTTCCAGGCCACCAACGCCGGCACCGACTTCGCGCCGGTGTTGCCCCACAGTCCGTCGCGGTCCACCTCGGCAACGATCTCCACGATGCGTCCATCGATGGCGTTGCGTTGACCGCACAACTGGGCCAACTCGTCGAAAAGCACCTCGAGACGCTCGCCGGGGCACGCCTCAGCGACGGCTGGGGGCGTCGGCGGGAACATGACATCAGCATCGCAGAGGGGTACGACAAGTTCCGGGGCTCGCGGTCTGCTCCAGGCACCGCGGTTGGCTCACCCGGGTTCGGCCTCGGCGTCGCTGCGCTCTTCCTGCAGCCGGTTCTTACTGCGCAACAGCCGCAACAAAGTCACCAGTATCAAACCGCCGCAGATGTTTCCGACCAAGGTGTAGCCGAACCAGCTGAGCCAATCGAGGTAGCCGAACGGCGCGTCACCGGTGAACAGCGCCCCGAAGATCAGCAGGGAATCGAGGATGGAATGGAACATCTGCAGCCCTGCGAGCAGAAAGGCCCCCGCAACGGCCGCTGCGATCTTTCCGGGAACGGAGTCCGTGCCGTGCTGCATGCGGGTCATCAGCGTGATGACCATCCCGCCGAGCAGTGCCAGTGCGATCGTCTCCGCAGAAAGCGGAGCGGTGACGAAGTGCGTGGCCGATTCCACGGTCTGGGCATGCAGCTTCGGATACGCCGTCATGATCAGCCACATGATCACCCAGCCGCCCGCCAGGTTGGCGGCAAGGGTGCCGCCCCACAGCTTGAGGAGTTGCCGAACGCTGCCACGCTTGGCAACCACGGTCATGACCGGTACAAGGAAACCCTCGGTGAACAGTTCGCTGTGGCCCAGCAGCAGGGCGAGGAACCCGACGGAGAACGCCAGGCCCGCCAGGAGCTGATTGCCCGTCGCCTGTAGCACCGCGAGGTACGCCAGGACGCCCATCGCGACCTCGGTGCCGCCGAAGAATCCAGTGATCAGAACCTCGCGCCAGGGGCGGTGCAGACGTTGCGTGCCCTCGTCGACCGTCCTGTTGAACGCGTCCTCGAGTTCGTCCTCGAGCGGGCTGTCGGTTTCGCCGAGTTGGCGCTGACTGGTGTCGCTCACGTCAGGTCTCCCAACGCCGGCAATGGATGGACACCTTGGAGTACCCGCAACGTGGTCGCGCAACCAGGCCGGCGATCAGGGCTGGTGCGGCTTAC from Mycolicibacterium sp. MU0053 includes:
- a CDS encoding VWA domain-containing protein; amino-acid sequence: MTDPNHTRLVFLLDRSGSMQSIKSDVIGGFDAFLAEQRTGEGLCTVTLAQFDDEYELVYRGIALAQVPPLALFPRGRTALLDSMGKLITDTAAELNTLPQDARPGTVVVAIMTDGMENASTEWRRPDIKALVEQQTNDHGWEFLYMGADQDAVEAGRDLGVKDGQAITYAKGKSREAMLAASDNIRGYRNARAQDPVAAMPEFTAGQRAQLAEE
- a CDS encoding HNH endonuclease signature motif containing protein, which produces MFPPTPPAVAEACPGERLEVLFDELAQLCGQRNAIDGRIVEIVAEVDRDGLWGNTGAKSVPALVAWKTGTSPNNAETIAAIAQRLEAFPTCAQGMREGRLSLDQVGVIAQRAADGSDQHYAQLAGVATVTQLRTAIKLEPRPEPDPRPAPPPAITKTTNAEFTDWRIRLPHDLSATFDAALQSHHDALIAEWKRDHDNTADTADQQPPLPTNTEAFMRLVESGWDTEVTLRPHGHRTTVVVHLDVKDRIAALHLGPLLSDSDRQYLTCDATCEVWFERDGEPIGAGRSTRTISRRLRRALEHRDRCCAVPGCGATRGLHAHHLVHWEDGGPTELSNLVLLCPYHHRLHHRGRITITGPAHRLTVTDSAGRQLPPGSLARPPTTPPPAVPPCPGPTGERADWWWYQPFQPQAPPTTN
- a CDS encoding formate/nitrite transporter family protein; translated protein: MSDTSQRQLGETDSPLEDELEDAFNRTVDEGTQRLHRPWREVLITGFFGGTEVAMGVLAYLAVLQATGNQLLAGLAFSVGFLALLLGHSELFTEGFLVPVMTVVAKRGSVRQLLKLWGGTLAANLAGGWVIMWLIMTAYPKLHAQTVESATHFVTAPLSAETIALALLGGMVITLMTRMQHGTDSVPGKIAAAVAGAFLLAGLQMFHSILDSLLIFGALFTGDAPFGYLDWLSWFGYTLVGNICGGLILVTLLRLLRSKNRLQEERSDAEAEPG